Within Thermococcus celer Vu 13 = JCM 8558, the genomic segment ACGCGCTCGTTTTTCACCGCGAAGTCCAGGATCTGGTCGTCGATGGGCTTCTCGCCGAAACGGCCCACCTCCACAACCTCGAACCTCTCCGCGAGCTTCTTTGCCATTCTGATGGCCACCAGGTCCTTCCCGCGGGATTTGCGCTCTATGACGTCCAGCTCACGGAGGACGACGTTGGGGACGGCGATCCTGAAGCGCACGTCAAGGACGCGGTTCAGCTCGGATACTACATCAACGCCGAACTGCCCCGGAACGAGCAGAAAGTTAGTGTCGGGGATTACGATCCACTCCCTCCTCTCGGGCATGACCTTCACCAAAAGCAATGAAGAAAGGGGACGCTCACTCCTTTATCAGGCCGTAGCCGATGAGGCGCCACCTGCTGCCGACCTGCCTGCTTATGGCCACCCTGTCGCCGACCTCCGCGCAGACCGGTATCTGGAGCTTGAGCTCGACCTCGTCCTTTCCGAGGCCGGTGACGAGGCCCATCGTTCTTGCCGTCCCGACGTTGAGGAGGAGCATCTCCCTCCTCTTTATCGGCTCGACCTTGAGTTCCTCCTCCGTCCCAACGACGCGTTCGAGGAGGTGCACCTCGAGTCTAAGGTCGTTCCAGACGGGAGGCAACTTGCCGGGTTTTCCGACGACGTTCCCCGCCATGAGGTCGCCCTTGGTGAGGTAGGGGTCGAGCTTTGTCCCAACCCCAACGAGACCGCCTGGGTAGGCCTCGTCCACGAACCTCCCTCCTGCCTGGAGAGAAACGATCTCCGTGGTTATGGGCTCGTACTTTATCCTGCCGTGCTCCTCGTAGGGAACGCCGGGCTTTATCTCGATCTCGTCTCCGACCTTGAGCTTGCCCTGGATTATCGAACCGCCGATGACGCCGCCCACGAGCTTCTCGGGTTTGGTTCCTGGCTTGTTGACGTCGAAGCTCCTCAAAATCAGCATCTTTGGGTTTTTCTTGAGGTCGTGCTTCGGCGTCGGTATGAACTCCTCTACGGCCTGGAGGAGGACGTCAA encodes:
- the eif2g gene encoding translation initiation factor IF-2 subunit gamma, which encodes MAKKKEFRQAEVNIGMVGHVDHGKTTLTKALTGIWTDTHSEELRRGITIKIGFADAEIRKCPKCGRYSTSPVCPYCGAKTEFERRVSFIDAPGHEALMTTMLAGASLMDGAVLVIAANEGVMPQTREHLMALQIVGNRNIVIALNKIELVNKEKVMERYREIKEFVRGTVAENAPIIPISALHGANVDVLLQAVEEFIPTPKHDLKKNPKMLILRSFDVNKPGTKPEKLVGGVIGGSIIQGKLKVGDEIEIKPGVPYEEHGRIKYEPITTEIVSLQAGGRFVDEAYPGGLVGVGTKLDPYLTKGDLMAGNVVGKPGKLPPVWNDLRLEVHLLERVVGTEEELKVEPIKRREMLLLNVGTARTMGLVTGLGKDEVELKLQIPVCAEVGDRVAISRQVGSRWRLIGYGLIKE
- a CDS encoding type II toxin-antitoxin system VapC family toxin, which gives rise to MPERREWIVIPDTNFLLVPGQFGVDVVSELNRVLDVRFRIAVPNVVLRELDVIERKSRGKDLVAIRMAKKLAERFEVVEVGRFGEKPIDDQILDFAVKNERVVVCTNDKGLKKRLRERGIPVVYLRSRKILELEGMLG